The following proteins are encoded in a genomic region of Amia ocellicauda isolate fAmiCal2 chromosome 6, fAmiCal2.hap1, whole genome shotgun sequence:
- the LOC136751690 gene encoding olfactory receptor 2AT4-like, producing the protein MSDPNTSLPSASQFIIVGMPGLQEHYTTLFFIFLLLFLATILGNLLIIVLVSLDPRLHTPMYFFLCNLAVLDVLLTITITPKLLAVLLGHNRISFTGCLLQMYFFNAFCATEVFLVAAMAYDRYVAVVMPLHYNGIISTRLCLRMMATAWAVGFLSPVPSVALASSVPFCTSNYVLHCFCDYPTVMSLACADVTVQVNFTLLVAMVVIWGPFLFVLWSYYRIIISVVKMKSMESRKKAFYMCSSHVVLVVLYYVSSAVVYIGLRVDSISPIGRIFIGALYYFLTPLVNPVIYSLRNEKIKAAAQRYFGLKFVFPHTAKNTVSAAE; encoded by the coding sequence ATGAGCGACCCCAACACCTCCCTGCCCTCTGCTTCCCAGTTCATCATTGTGGGAATGCCAGGCCTACAGGAGCACTACACCACACTCTTCTTCATCTTCCTCCTTCTCTTCCTGGCCACCATACTGGGGAACCTGCTGATCATAGTGCTGGTGTCCCTGGACCCCCGTCTCCACACACCCATGTACTTCTTCCTGTGTAACCTGGCTGTCCTGGATGTGCTGCTGACCATTACCATCACACCCAAGCTGCTGGCGGTACTGCTGGGGCACAACAGAATCTCCTTCACAGGCTGCCTTCTGCAGATGTACTTTTTTAATGCTTTCTGTGCCACTGAAGTTTTCCTTGTGGCAGCCATGGCTTACGACCGGTACGTGGCCGTGGTGATGCCACTGCATTATAACGGTATCATCAGCACCAGGTTGTGTCTCAGGATGATGGCCACAGCCTGGGCTGTGGGATTCCTCTCCCCCGTGCCATCTGTGGCCCTGGCCAGTTCAGTGCCATTCTGTACCTCCAACTATGTCTTACATTGTTTCTGTGACTACCCCACTGTAATGTCTCTAGCCTGTGCTGATGTGACGGTCCAGGTGAATTTTACCCTGTTGGTCGCCATGGTGGTTATCTGGGGGccttttctgtttgtgttgtggTCCTACTACAGGATCATAATATCGGTGGTGAAAATGAAATCCATGGAGAGCCGGAAGAAGGCCTTCTACATGTGCTCCTCCCACGTAGTGCTGGTGGTGCTGTACTATGTCTCCTCGGCTGTGGTGTATATAGGGCTAAGAGTGGACAGCATTTCCCCCATTGGACGCATTTTCATCGGTGCGCTGTACTACTTCCTCACCCCCCTGGTCAACCCTGTCATCTACAGCTTAAGGAATGAGAAGATCAAGGCAGCAGCTCAGAGGTACTTTGGACTCAAGTTTGTCTTTCCACACACTGCCAAGAACACTGTTAGCGCTGCTGAATAA
- the LOC136751691 gene encoding olfactory receptor 6N2-like: MPGLQEHYTTLFFMFLLLFLATILGNLLILLLAVLWGHYRTISIAGCFLQMYFIISFATVEIFLVAAMAYDRYVAVVKPLHYNTIISTRVCLRMMSTIWALGFLLPVVPGILAISMPYSTSNYVLHCFCDYPTAMSLPCADVTAQVNFALLIAMVVDWGPFIFVLFTYCRIIIAVMKMKSNESCKKAFYMCSSLIVLVVLYYVSSAVVYIGLRVDSISPIGRIFIGGLNYFLTPLTLCGTES, translated from the exons ATGCCAGGCCTGCAGGAGCACTACACCACACTCTTCTTCatgttcctcctcctcttcctggcCACCATTCTGGGGAACCTACTGATACTG CTGCTGGCAGTGCTGTGGGGCCACTACAGGACCATCTCTATCGCAGGCTGCTTCCTGCAGATGTACTTCATCATCTCATTTGCCACTGTAGAAATATTCCTCGTGGCAGCCATGGCTTATGACCGGTACGTGGCTGTGGTGAAGCCCCTGCATTACAACACCATCATCAGCACCAGGGTGTGCCTAAGGATGATGTCCACAATCTGGGCACTGGGCTTCCTCCTCCCTGTGGTGCCTGGGATCCTGGCCATTTCAATGCCATACTCTACCTCCAACTATGTCTTACATTGCTTCTGTGACTACCCCACTGCAATGTCTCTACCCTGTGCTGATGTGACAGCCCAGGTGAATTTTGCCCTGTTGATCGCCATGGTGGTTGACTGGGGgccatttatttttgtgctgTTTACCTACTGCAGGATTATAATAGCGGTGATGAAAATGAAATCCAACGAGAGCTGTAAGAAAGCCTTCTACATGTGCTCCTCCCTCATAGTGCTGGTGGTGCTGTACTACGTCTCCTCGGCTGTGGTGTATATTGGGTTGAGAGTGGACAGCATTTCACCCATTGGTCGCATTTTCATCGGTGGGCTGAACTACTTCCTCACCCCCCTG ACCCTGTGTGGCACTGAGTCATGA